The DNA sequence CTAATTTTGTGGAAACCAGATTCATAAACTCagaattttattgttaaaataatgCTATTGAAAATTTTGTGAATTGACTGTTTATGTATCAACTTTTTCGCAAACTTCTTTAACAACAAGTTTTATATTCTGTATAATACCAGAGAGCAAGCAAAAGTGAGTGCTTCAGTAGCCTGGTAGTAAGAGGGATGAATTAAAGCCCAGTTTGAAAGGATTATTTATCAAAGTCAAACAGTTACTtaggggaaaagggaaaggaaaagaaaatgacagagcttcagtaatatcgcataacataagatgtgaaggtagaggatataaggatttgtgttgaaagctgttgaaaaatgggggtgggaggtaaacgggaaagggaaagtaatggaagagATTAAAAAGATCAAAGCATACCCACAACGGGcgtacattgagacacccctttgaacaacaactaaaatattaataatgaaaaccaggactataaaatagatacagtgtgtgtgtgtgtgtgtgtgtgtgtgtgtgtgtgtgttactagccAGAGGGGGtagggtgaaggaagaagattaaggtgatgctatatagttgatggacttcatatacttatgtgaaacagaactaaaaaacctcttgcaattgctttaagtggagtggggaggggactaagagggagagaggatgggggcaatgtaaataatgtacaatagaagtctaattggaattgtctcTAGAAGTCCCTCCTTgtataatgaacatatcctaataaatttataataaaaataatgagggaagaaagattttacaaatgtatacatatgtatatatgtgtgtgtatagatacagacatatacatatttattcattAGTCATATATATTCATTATGCTACAAATGTGTGCATGTGCTCATGAAAATGTATGTATCATGTTGATAAAAATTGATAAgataatatttcttaaatgtagTCAATATAAACTAATTCTCAAAAGCATGATAACATGTAATGCATATTGATACATTGTTGTAATGAAATCCATGACACTAACTAGATTTAACATGCCCTGTTCTAATTTGGATATTCAAATACTGTTCTTCAATGGTACATGGATGTTTAAATTGCTTTTacatagaataattttaaaaacaatattagcTTAGGAAAAATACCTTCTTTCTTAGTGGGGAAAATCTGCCATACAGCATGATCTAGTGTTCTATTTAATGTATGAGCTCATTTGTAAATAGTTCCACATTAACCCCAAAGACTTACTTAGTGTCCTAAGTATTTTTCTCCAAGCCATAGTTGATCTATGTGTTAAGGAAGCATTCTGAATTGCCTGTAAACTAATTCTTGAATGTACTCAATGGTTTTTCTGCACTACTTTTAGAGAGAGTATCTTCATACTTCATGCCACTTTCAAGGGACGCGGTAGCAAAGAGCCCTAAATTATGGTATAATGTCACATTTTATCCCTGATATTCTCTTTTTCAAGATATTAAGAATATGAATAGGTGGATTTAAGTCCTTATGAAGAATCTGTGCTTCTTTTTAGTATCTTTCATGACTGATACATTAGAATCCTGATAGAAAAGTTACAATCTTCCTGTGCTAACTTTCTCACTTGTCACCTCATTCTATGCTCATCAGTTCCTGctagcctgatttttttttttgcccttaaaAACAGTTTCCTACCAAGACTTTATCCTGATATTTATACCTAAAAACCTTACCTTCTTCTCTAGCCACACTCAAGGCTACTTTAtggtatgaaaaaataaaaattcttgaaCGTTGAAATGCTTAGGGAAATTCAGAATGCAGCTTCACATTGATTATgcatagagagaaagagaactaaAAGTTTTATATAATCTGTAGCCAAGAActatgaaagtattttatttggTATGGAAGTCAAAACAACTTTGAGAACTATTACAAAAGGAAATTATTATTAGCACTCATATGCTcctaatttattttaatgtagctAATAAGCAtcaatttttatgttcttttcttatttttaccctTCTTAGAATATAAGCTTCATGAAAGCAGAGACTTTTCTTCACTACTGAAATTAACAAATGAGAGCTTGTACATAATAAGTTGTATTTGAATATCTGTTTATTAAGctatgaataaagagaaattcATGCCTTTCCTAAAGtctgtttttcatttgatttttgcaTGAACCAATACATCTGACGTTTTACAATTGCTCTAGGAAGCGAGCTGTGTTTTTCTACACATAGCCATAAGGTTGTTGAAAGTATGATGAGAGGTAACCAAACTACACCAGTAACAGAGTTTCTCTTCTCTGGATTTCCCCAGTTTGAAGATGGCAGCCTCTTCTTCATTCCTTTGTTCTTCATTTACATATTCATTGTTATTGGGAATCTCATTGTGTGTTTTGCAGTCAGAATGGACACTAATCTCCATAACCCCATGTATAATTTTATcagcattttctcatttctggAGATCTGGTATACCACTGCAACAATTCCCAAAATGCTCTCCAACCTCATCAGTAAGAAGAAGACCATCTCCATGATTGGATGCCTCTTACAGATGTACTTTTTCCATTCACTGGGAAATTCCGAGGGCATTTTGCTGACCACTATGGCCATTGACAGGTATGTTGCTATCTGTAACCCTCTCCGGTACTCAAGCATCATGAACCCCAGACTGTGTGCTCAACTCTCTGCAGGCTCCTGCATCTTTGGCTTTCTTGTGTTGCTCCCAGAGATTGCATGGATTTCCACACTGCCTTTCTGTGGCCCCAACCAAATTCACCAGCTCTTCTGTGACTTTGAACCTGTGCTGCACTTGGCCTGTACAGACACATCCATGATTCTGGTTGAGGATGTGATCCATGCTGTGGCCATTATACTCTCTGTCTTGATTATTTCCATCTCTTATATTAGAATCATCACTGTGATCTTGAAGATTCCCTCCATTGGAGGCCGTCGGAAGGCTTTCTCTACTTGTGCAGCCCATCTTTGTGTCTTTGTGATGTTCTATGGCAGTGTATCCCTGATGTACCTGCGTTTCTCAGCCACTTTCCCACCAGTTTTGGATACAGCCATTGCACTGATGTTTTCAGTTCTTGCTCCCCTTTTTAACCCTATAATCTATAGTTTGAGAAACAAGGACATGAAAATTGCAATTAAGAAGCTTCTCTGTCCTCAGAAAATGTTTACTACATCTTCTGGTTAACACTAGTTCATAGACACCTCTCACTGTGGATGCCACTCTAACATTCTAAAtcataaaattaacatataattCACTCACTGTTAAActaattttgtcttcttttcccaGTTTTTCTTCTGATGTACATATTTATTTGGTTTCTACACATTTAATTAATACAATATGTACTACCTGTCTTAGATGGACAAAATACAGCAGGAAATATGATGATTAGGCCAGCAAAATATgttttatgaaaatttattttattaacttatataaaaaatattattttcttaagcCTTATTTAAACATTAATAACTAAAGATTATAAAGTATAGCACTTAAGAAATAATATCTGTAGAAGGAGTTAAAGTTTGCATTTCAGGGATAAAACTTTGTGACCTTGAGGAAGTTAgtaattccattttatttagtCATGTATAGGTTTAAAGTAGTACTTTAAGTTATGTGTATATTTGTTAATGTGAATATTAAATAAGTTATGCTGTTCTAGGCTTTGAATAACATAGAACAAGTACAAAATAAATGTTGGCTGTTATTATTTGCCACTCTAATAACTAGCATTTGTTATTGGTATTTTAAATAATGCTATAATAgtgatatattaaaaacaaatcacAGATTTAGGAGTACTTagatattatcattatttataacCCTTTTGTTGCCATTATTTCTCTAACATGAAATAGAACTCAACCTTCATTTACTTTTACTATTTTGGTTTTATTCATCCAATT is a window from the Castor canadensis chromosome 11, mCasCan1.hap1v2, whole genome shotgun sequence genome containing:
- the LOC109697950 gene encoding olfactory receptor 6K3-like yields the protein MYGVERKAFPVNLPVSYQDFILIFIPKNLTFFSSHTQGYFMEASCVFLHIAIRLLKFEDGSLFFIPLFFIYIFIVIGNLIVCFAVRMDTNLHNPMYNFISIFSFLEIWYTTATIPKMLSNLISKKKTISMIGCLLQMYFFHSLGNSEGILLTTMAIDRYVAICNPLRYSSIMNPRLCAQLSAGSCIFGFLVLLPEIAWISTLPFCGPNQIHQLFCDFEPVLHLACTDTSMILVEDVIHAVAIILSVLIISISYIRIITVILKIPSIGGRRKAFSTCAAHLCVFVMFYGSVSLMYLRFSATFPPVLDTAIALMFSVLAPLFNPIIYSLRNKDMKIAIKKLLCPQKMFTTSSG